Proteins encoded in a region of the Streptacidiphilus rugosus AM-16 genome:
- a CDS encoding eCIS core domain-containing protein, translated as MWLRAAATMPWAAPILDSVADTDSPTDTLPDLPLPLTTWATPNGPTPPSAATQAAGRDLPALPTAPQSVRRRNLADSRRVGLGSPTSLTSQPATAQTPTEAAPPLVHEAQAQEEDDEPGEGHIPQALPPPPPPLTPSPPPTVPHREPSDRPVPSAPVHPPLVHPAAPPPPPAPEPVVVQLPFPVSESLPASLPTPVAASAQSATPVYVSAPGPSAQAPLPSVPVRLPTDPPDVERVPQSMAAAFKSSFGAEVSRVPIYRGPEASSEARRLKAHAFARGGAVFLPAEAGPLNAPHARGLLGHELMHVVQQRSLGHALPPEHTAHGRALEQQARGAQALFGSGSAASPAPLTHAPTVQAPTLDAGRYAGQVAEALIQMGLAHRDGSGNIVYGAEALDHVDSSAPAAQRLDDKEEGTAGGAEEQAAKFLDFKLRGAAAYHGEDPYESLDALLRKHPEQVEAVQAEVELWGGATTEQLQDKEWLRRAKLAAYHNIGRTIDENNMSDSDKKKFEKEVDEEYSRLKDWVAAGGSGDQFSENRVPPVIGLKDTEARRVLEKLTAKLGKDRVLWKSQPSRVKKGLVIHVSPGEGAFIELPEDDSHNTGPLLLVVVSAGLEGAEQRGKALAGELALGAMNMVQGMLGKRLSADKSRELREYFVGSSEIAGKKAPGGDSGGAVGLTGTAPEDTDDAAGSEPQGPAEKAKGFVLGGARQSWSAKAGEGGEVGGAGSGGGSSAPGGGGTSGAVPGPAAVAAGGACSALSWRLFRGLRGRSRRRPGTSRRLSPPRR; from the coding sequence GTGTGGCTGCGCGCGGCCGCCACGATGCCATGGGCCGCACCCATCTTGGACAGCGTCGCGGACACGGACAGTCCCACCGACACGCTTCCCGATCTCCCGCTGCCGCTCACCACCTGGGCGACGCCCAACGGTCCCACGCCGCCCTCCGCGGCAACCCAGGCCGCAGGCCGTGATCTTCCGGCGCTGCCCACCGCGCCGCAGTCCGTCCGGCGCCGCAACCTCGCGGACAGCCGCAGGGTCGGACTGGGTTCCCCCACCAGCCTCACCTCCCAGCCCGCCACCGCGCAGACGCCGACGGAGGCCGCTCCGCCGCTGGTGCACGAGGCGCAGGCGCAGGAGGAGGACGACGAGCCCGGCGAGGGCCACATCCCCCAGGCGCTGCCGCCGCCACCTCCGCCGCTCACACCGTCACCGCCCCCGACAGTGCCGCACCGCGAGCCCTCGGACAGGCCGGTCCCCTCGGCGCCGGTCCACCCTCCGCTCGTGCATCCTGCCGCGCCTCCACCTCCGCCCGCCCCCGAGCCGGTGGTTGTGCAGCTGCCCTTTCCTGTCTCCGAATCGCTGCCTGCGAGCCTCCCGACGCCGGTCGCGGCCAGTGCGCAGTCGGCCACCCCCGTCTACGTCTCCGCCCCCGGGCCCTCCGCGCAGGCCCCGCTGCCGTCTGTGCCGGTCCGTCTGCCCACCGACCCGCCCGACGTCGAGCGGGTTCCCCAGTCCATGGCGGCCGCCTTCAAGTCCTCATTCGGCGCGGAGGTCTCCCGCGTGCCGATCTACCGGGGCCCTGAGGCGTCCTCGGAGGCCCGCCGCCTCAAGGCCCACGCCTTCGCGCGCGGCGGCGCGGTGTTCCTGCCGGCCGAGGCGGGCCCCCTCAACGCGCCGCACGCTCGCGGACTGCTCGGTCACGAACTGATGCACGTCGTCCAGCAGCGCTCCCTGGGCCATGCCCTGCCGCCCGAGCACACTGCTCACGGGCGCGCGCTCGAGCAGCAAGCAAGAGGAGCACAGGCCCTGTTCGGCAGCGGCTCCGCCGCTTCCCCAGCGCCGCTCACGCACGCCCCCACGGTCCAGGCGCCGACGCTGGATGCGGGCCGCTACGCCGGCCAGGTCGCCGAAGCGCTGATCCAGATGGGCCTGGCCCACCGCGACGGCAGCGGCAACATCGTCTACGGCGCCGAGGCTCTCGACCACGTCGACAGCAGCGCGCCTGCTGCCCAGCGACTTGATGACAAGGAGGAAGGCACCGCGGGCGGTGCCGAGGAGCAGGCGGCGAAGTTCCTGGACTTCAAGCTGAGGGGCGCTGCGGCCTACCACGGGGAGGATCCCTACGAAAGCTTGGACGCACTGCTGCGGAAGCATCCTGAGCAGGTTGAGGCGGTTCAAGCCGAAGTGGAGCTGTGGGGGGGCGCCACCACCGAGCAGCTGCAGGACAAGGAATGGCTGCGCAGGGCGAAGTTGGCGGCTTACCACAATATCGGTCGGACCATCGATGAGAACAACATGTCCGATTCGGACAAGAAAAAGTTCGAGAAGGAGGTCGACGAGGAGTATTCGCGCCTGAAGGACTGGGTGGCTGCCGGTGGCAGCGGTGACCAGTTCTCAGAGAACCGCGTTCCGCCGGTGATCGGTCTGAAGGACACAGAAGCCAGGCGCGTACTTGAGAAGCTGACGGCAAAACTGGGGAAGGACCGGGTTCTGTGGAAGTCACAGCCCAGTCGCGTCAAGAAGGGGTTGGTCATCCATGTCAGCCCCGGCGAGGGAGCCTTCATCGAGCTGCCGGAGGACGACTCCCACAACACGGGACCCCTGCTGCTCGTGGTGGTGTCCGCGGGGCTCGAGGGCGCCGAGCAGCGCGGGAAGGCTCTGGCGGGTGAGTTGGCCCTCGGAGCCATGAACATGGTGCAGGGCATGCTGGGCAAGCGCCTCAGCGCCGACAAGAGTCGTGAACTTCGGGAGTACTTCGTCGGCTCGTCGGAGATCGCCGGCAAGAAAGCCCCCGGGGGCGACTCAGGAGGTGCGGTCGGCCTCACCGGGACTGCGCCCGAGGACACGGATGACGCCGCCGGTTCCGAGCCGCAAGGCCCCGCTGAAAAGGCCAAGGGGTTCGTCCTCGGCGGCGCACGGCAGTCCTGGTCGGCCAAGGCCGGAGAAGGCGGCGAAGTCGGCGGCGCCGGTTCGGGGGGAGGCTCCTCTGCGCCTGGTGGGGGTGGTACGTCCGGGGCGGTTCCGGGACCCGCGGCCGTGGCCGCGGGCGGGGCTTGCTCGGCCCTGAGCTGGCGGCTGTTCCGGGGGCTGAGGGGGAGGAGCCGGAGGAGGCCGGGGACGTCGAGGAGGCTGTCGCCACCGCGGCGGTGA
- a CDS encoding PASTA domain-containing protein: protein MPDLVGLSKNEAVRQLKALHIKPEIRTQMSAHKPDTVLESLPVAGELVGYTLTLPGETEPKLDLVPVMLVVSEKFHGVGDRFRGLAANLGAAAYSMAHRPLGLPVEAHELQNVRGKFGVFNQGFRMQDEPERSYNKDEPVFDVETETRTYSAPAAQKAAAEGSALENNPLLELDDDDLIDLSRQLHPHISRLITHDSKMNNEANGR from the coding sequence ATGCCGGATCTGGTCGGACTGAGCAAGAACGAGGCCGTGCGCCAGCTGAAGGCGCTGCACATCAAGCCCGAAATCCGCACGCAGATGAGCGCCCACAAGCCGGACACGGTGCTGGAGAGCCTTCCGGTCGCGGGCGAGCTCGTGGGCTACACGCTGACCCTCCCGGGCGAGACGGAGCCCAAGCTCGACCTGGTCCCGGTCATGCTCGTCGTGTCGGAGAAGTTCCACGGTGTCGGGGACAGGTTCCGCGGACTTGCCGCCAACCTGGGCGCGGCCGCCTACTCGATGGCTCATCGGCCCCTTGGGCTTCCCGTTGAGGCACACGAGCTGCAGAACGTCCGTGGCAAGTTCGGGGTATTCAACCAGGGCTTCAGGATGCAGGACGAGCCGGAACGCTCCTACAACAAGGACGAGCCGGTCTTCGACGTCGAGACCGAAACCAGGACGTATTCGGCCCCGGCTGCCCAAAAGGCAGCAGCCGAAGGCTCGGCCCTGGAGAACAATCCGCTGCTCGAACTCGACGACGACGACCTCATAGACCTGAGCCGTCAATTGCATCCGCACATCAGCAGACTGATCACGCACGACAGCAAGATGAACAACGAAGCAAACGGCCGTTAG
- a CDS encoding phage tail protein yields the protein MSTNFDGLALANRFKVVLDDGKIDLGYWSTAGGLDVSWELCQYRAGDTGNGRTYYPGFTKYSDIVLTRAACLDSQKVRAWLSDKSIKNSIAKSTGEIYLANSEGQMVMSWKLMAVMPLKWAVDKFDASASKVAIETLTLTHEGFLDDSATFDLTQYSPAGNGGLQG from the coding sequence ATGTCAACGAATTTCGATGGTCTGGCACTTGCCAACCGCTTCAAGGTGGTCCTGGACGACGGGAAGATCGACCTCGGCTACTGGTCGACGGCGGGCGGCCTCGACGTGAGCTGGGAACTGTGCCAGTACCGCGCCGGTGACACGGGCAACGGGCGCACCTACTACCCGGGGTTCACCAAGTATTCCGACATCGTGCTCACTCGCGCCGCGTGCCTGGACAGCCAGAAGGTCAGGGCTTGGCTCTCCGACAAATCGATCAAGAACTCGATTGCGAAGTCCACCGGGGAGATCTACCTGGCCAACAGTGAAGGGCAGATGGTCATGTCGTGGAAGCTGATGGCCGTGATGCCGCTCAAGTGGGCGGTCGACAAGTTCGACGCGAGCGCGAGCAAAGTCGCCATCGAGACTCTCACCCTCACCCACGAGGGATTCCTCGACGATTCCGCCACATTCGACCTCACGCAGTACAGTCCGGCCGGGAACGGCGGCCTCCAAGGCTAA
- a CDS encoding phage tail protein produces MSDISTPTFSDEITAEVASQKTHAGLSQVERDHAERDAYAGRKEVALGINARFFVSVGNLSLGAWKSCKGLSVTFESEPLYEGGNYESPAAMLAKQLKYNTITLQRAMHPVDSAAVQKWLKDRARSWMHQWWDINDQVWPGDTMAITLGDSSMHAVATWNLNGVYPSKWSGPEMDAMGSGAVALETLELVHKGFLM; encoded by the coding sequence GTGAGCGATATTTCGACACCCACCTTCAGTGATGAGATCACCGCTGAGGTCGCCAGCCAGAAGACCCATGCGGGGCTGAGCCAGGTCGAGCGCGATCATGCGGAGCGGGACGCCTATGCGGGCCGGAAGGAGGTCGCGCTCGGCATCAACGCGCGTTTCTTCGTGTCGGTCGGGAATCTTTCCCTCGGCGCGTGGAAGAGCTGTAAAGGACTCAGTGTCACCTTCGAGAGTGAACCGCTCTACGAGGGCGGCAATTACGAGTCGCCGGCGGCCATGCTCGCCAAGCAGCTCAAATACAACACGATCACTCTGCAGCGCGCGATGCATCCGGTCGATTCGGCCGCGGTCCAGAAATGGCTCAAGGACCGGGCCAGGAGCTGGATGCACCAGTGGTGGGACATCAACGACCAGGTGTGGCCGGGAGACACCATGGCGATCACGCTGGGCGATTCGTCCATGCACGCCGTGGCCACGTGGAATCTGAACGGTGTCTACCCCTCGAAGTGGTCGGGCCCCGAGATGGACGCGATGGGAAGCGGGGCCGTCGCCCTGGAGACGTTGGAGCTGGTCCACAAGGGATTCCTGATGTAG
- a CDS encoding LysM peptidoglycan-binding domain-containing protein, giving the protein MIDLSEYENWDSGDKAMLIGLDLTDLAPLVFNYNPLEIGYSRNAQTKTQATSGKPHPVYCKTSPAKITLSDVTLEGLDTKLRCEALIGWTIPASSSILAEVMSLGTELPPLMFIWGPPVEGFVKFVNLTDCSIKFTRFTAIGIPIRAKISMTLTEISILDLPTNPTSGGLPGRGAHLVRQGESLPAITKKAYGHPRNWRALARANEIEDPLRTKPGQYVYLPNTSEFTEEEV; this is encoded by the coding sequence ATGATCGATCTGAGTGAGTACGAAAATTGGGACAGCGGTGACAAGGCGATGCTCATCGGCCTGGACCTCACCGACCTGGCTCCGCTGGTTTTCAATTACAACCCCCTGGAGATCGGCTACTCCCGCAACGCACAGACCAAGACCCAGGCCACGAGCGGAAAGCCTCACCCGGTCTACTGCAAGACCTCACCGGCGAAGATCACCCTCAGCGACGTGACCCTTGAAGGCCTGGACACCAAACTGCGGTGCGAAGCGCTGATCGGGTGGACCATCCCGGCATCGAGCTCCATCTTGGCGGAGGTCATGAGCCTGGGCACCGAACTGCCGCCCCTGATGTTCATCTGGGGGCCGCCGGTGGAGGGTTTCGTCAAATTCGTCAACCTCACCGACTGCTCGATCAAGTTCACCCGCTTCACAGCCATCGGCATCCCCATCCGCGCCAAGATCAGTATGACGCTCACGGAAATCTCCATCCTCGATCTCCCGACCAACCCCACCTCCGGCGGCCTTCCCGGACGCGGGGCTCACCTGGTGCGCCAAGGAGAGAGCCTGCCGGCGATCACCAAGAAGGCCTACGGGCACCCCCGGAACTGGCGTGCCCTGGCGCGGGCCAATGAGATCGAGGACCCGCTGCGCACGAAGCCCGGTCAGTACGTCTACCTGCCGAACACAAGCGAGTTCACCGAGGAGGAGGTCTGA
- a CDS encoding phage baseplate assembly protein V, which translates to MALDPHVTVQATIEVGPPAIGVPVVFGPLLPLAQDKVLRTVVRNDAHQMSSFEITFNDGVGADEALIYIGSSIRISATAPFSPIPEPLIVGDVTAIEARCEGLQTFVVVRGYDRLHRLHRGKHTRIFREETDMTAIEEIILETGLVGEVVPPTPPLMPIVHDCLVQFNQTDYEFIAYRAAEIGYEFGMKDGVFFFRPAAGGANATTVVSAATSIPLLFPPGDVPGVGYLEAFYPRISSAGLTPEVEVRMWDPISGEPLAVPVPTNSEQADITAQPAELAEVSNPSGSTEADVSIDPDLVNPELAESMGEPPVPGAYLVADRPMAQGIGGLVNVEQMALAAANRLGSSFAEAEGYTIGNPNIVPGSTLDIAGVPEQFTGAWVVSRSEHIFDNETKGYRTKFWVGRHELSAPPPPEPPRINGLVPGIVADNQDLEQMRRVRVCLPWLSDDFVSDWARVVQFGAGNAGGALFLPAVCDEVLVGFEHGDIRRPYVLGGLINARINYHRLGLGPEIPAEPGGQIMQRGYVSPAGNKLAFFDDMVPVGPDPIPAGMSPVIESNFGLTNAFDSMGMVVSPTTGTMELSCLPIAPDSDEPVGTMLITAGSLEEVPGGSIVLEVLGGGEIVINAGEVGTVTVNGGSALNLMAGAINLVADEEISMMAPTVSVEAAAISLGL; encoded by the coding sequence ATGGCCCTCGATCCACACGTGACGGTCCAGGCGACCATCGAAGTAGGCCCCCCCGCGATCGGTGTCCCCGTGGTGTTCGGGCCTTTGCTCCCGCTGGCCCAGGACAAGGTGCTGCGCACGGTGGTGCGCAACGACGCCCACCAGATGAGCAGTTTCGAGATCACCTTCAATGACGGTGTTGGCGCCGACGAAGCCTTGATCTACATCGGCAGCAGCATCAGAATCTCGGCCACCGCTCCTTTCAGTCCGATCCCCGAGCCGCTGATCGTCGGTGACGTCACCGCGATCGAGGCGCGTTGCGAAGGCCTGCAGACGTTCGTGGTGGTCCGCGGATATGACCGCCTTCACCGTCTGCACCGAGGGAAGCACACGAGGATCTTCAGGGAAGAAACCGACATGACCGCCATCGAGGAGATCATCCTCGAGACCGGGTTGGTAGGTGAGGTCGTCCCGCCGACTCCGCCGCTCATGCCGATCGTGCACGACTGCCTCGTCCAGTTCAACCAGACCGATTACGAGTTCATCGCCTACCGCGCTGCCGAGATCGGCTACGAGTTCGGGATGAAGGACGGAGTGTTCTTCTTCCGGCCGGCCGCCGGTGGAGCGAACGCCACCACGGTGGTCTCCGCCGCCACCTCGATACCGCTGCTGTTCCCTCCCGGTGATGTCCCCGGGGTGGGTTACCTGGAGGCCTTCTATCCGCGCATCAGTTCCGCCGGCCTGACCCCCGAGGTCGAGGTGCGCATGTGGGACCCCATCTCCGGCGAACCGCTCGCCGTGCCCGTGCCCACCAACAGCGAGCAGGCCGACATCACCGCCCAGCCCGCAGAACTGGCGGAGGTGTCGAATCCCAGCGGGTCGACGGAGGCGGACGTCTCCATTGACCCTGACCTCGTCAACCCCGAGTTGGCTGAGTCCATGGGCGAGCCGCCCGTGCCCGGCGCCTATCTCGTGGCGGACCGTCCGATGGCCCAGGGCATAGGCGGCCTGGTGAACGTCGAGCAGATGGCCCTGGCAGCGGCAAACCGCCTGGGCAGCTCGTTTGCCGAAGCCGAGGGATACACCATCGGAAATCCCAACATCGTGCCTGGCAGCACATTGGACATCGCCGGTGTTCCCGAGCAGTTCACCGGCGCGTGGGTGGTCAGCCGGTCCGAGCACATCTTCGACAACGAGACCAAGGGCTATCGCACCAAGTTCTGGGTCGGCCGGCACGAACTCTCGGCGCCCCCGCCCCCCGAACCCCCCAGGATCAACGGACTGGTCCCCGGCATCGTCGCCGACAACCAGGACCTCGAACAGATGCGACGCGTCCGGGTCTGCCTGCCGTGGTTGTCGGACGACTTCGTCTCCGACTGGGCACGTGTCGTGCAGTTCGGAGCCGGCAACGCCGGCGGAGCCCTGTTCCTGCCCGCTGTGTGCGACGAGGTCCTTGTCGGCTTCGAGCACGGTGACATCCGGCGCCCGTACGTCCTGGGCGGCCTGATCAACGCCAGGATCAACTATCACAGGCTCGGCCTGGGGCCGGAGATCCCCGCCGAGCCCGGCGGGCAGATCATGCAGCGCGGCTACGTATCGCCGGCAGGGAACAAGCTCGCCTTCTTCGACGACATGGTTCCGGTAGGACCGGACCCGATCCCGGCAGGGATGAGCCCGGTCATCGAATCCAACTTCGGTCTGACCAACGCGTTCGACAGCATGGGCATGGTGGTTTCACCGACCACCGGCACGATGGAGCTCTCCTGCCTCCCGATCGCCCCCGACAGCGATGAACCGGTCGGCACCATGCTCATCACGGCCGGGTCGCTGGAGGAGGTACCCGGCGGCAGCATCGTGCTCGAGGTCCTGGGCGGCGGAGAGATCGTCATCAACGCCGGTGAGGTCGGGACCGTGACCGTGAACGGCGGGAGCGCCCTCAACCTGATGGCGGGTGCGATCAATCTCGTGGCCGACGAAGAGATCAGCATGATGGCGCCCACCGTCAGCGTCGAAGCGGCAGCGATCAGTCTCGGACTGTGA
- a CDS encoding GPW/gp25 family protein — protein MTSKAPDFAGIGWAFPMGVNPSGGIAMVRGHDALVKAMRLILTTYPGERPMRPGFGCRLRDYVFAGATPSTAALIAQEVRSSLKQWEPRVDVNSVNVHPAKDDPTLLYIDIQYTMKATADARSLVFPFYTIPEEGCDY, from the coding sequence ATGACATCGAAAGCCCCCGACTTCGCCGGTATCGGCTGGGCGTTCCCCATGGGAGTCAACCCCAGCGGCGGGATCGCCATGGTCCGCGGACACGACGCCCTGGTGAAGGCCATGCGCCTGATCCTGACGACCTACCCCGGCGAACGTCCCATGCGCCCCGGATTCGGATGCCGACTACGCGACTACGTCTTCGCCGGCGCCACACCCTCAACCGCTGCCCTGATCGCCCAAGAAGTCCGCAGCTCCCTGAAGCAATGGGAACCACGAGTGGACGTCAACAGCGTCAACGTCCACCCCGCCAAGGACGACCCGACCCTGCTCTACATCGACATCCAGTACACGATGAAGGCCACCGCCGACGCTCGCAGCCTGGTGTTCCCCTTCTACACGATCCCTGAAGAAGGATGTGACTACTAG
- a CDS encoding putative baseplate assembly protein, which produces MALPAPNLDDRRFQDLVDDAKRMVQKRCPEWTDHNVSDPGVTLIETFAFMTDQLLYRLNRVPDRLYIKFLDLIGVQMLPPTPARVPLTFWLSAPARTTMPIGVGTRAGTVRTVSHDPIVFATVDELQIVPARLRHTRARFSDADEFTDPTSGRDKFTPYAAFSEVPQHEDALYLGFAEAMPQCTLRFDIDCTIDGVGVDPTHPPLRWQAWDGQDWVDCEVWEDETGGLNRKGKVLLSVPDSHEVSVIDSQRAGWLRAQIIYPDDEDVPRYSASPVIRGLYVTTVGGTVEAIQAALIKDEVLGETEGVPGQQFKLQHAPVLAGAGAPVLNVSSDDGWQEWQEVDSFATSSPDDRHFVLDSVTGTVLFGPALRQPDGTLHQYGAVPLVGSTVVMRRYSTGGGRQGNIARNSIRTLKTSIPFVSNVENRQPAQGGVDGETLEEAKARGPLTLRARSRAVTAEDYEAISREAAPETARVRCLTAGEHDVDAGSVKVLIVPAAASENHRIRFEDLVPAPDTLERITNRLNQVRLVGARVLVEPPRYQGITVVARIVARRNADIAQLREDALDGLYNFLNPLTGGHEGTGWPFGRDVQSGEIFAILQRIRGVDFIEDVRLFGANPVTGDRGAQTNRLTLEPNSLIFSFEHQVRIEEAP; this is translated from the coding sequence ATGGCACTGCCGGCCCCCAACCTCGACGACCGCCGCTTCCAGGACCTCGTCGACGACGCCAAGCGCATGGTTCAAAAGCGCTGCCCGGAATGGACCGACCACAACGTCTCCGACCCAGGCGTGACCCTGATCGAGACGTTCGCCTTCATGACCGATCAGTTGCTCTACCGGCTCAACCGCGTGCCCGATCGCCTGTACATCAAGTTCCTTGATCTCATCGGCGTACAGATGCTCCCGCCGACCCCCGCCAGGGTGCCGCTAACCTTCTGGCTCAGTGCCCCGGCACGCACCACCATGCCGATCGGCGTCGGCACCCGGGCCGGGACCGTCCGCACCGTCTCCCACGATCCCATCGTCTTCGCCACCGTCGACGAACTCCAGATCGTGCCGGCCAGACTCCGGCACACCCGGGCCCGATTCTCCGACGCCGACGAATTCACCGACCCCACCTCCGGCCGGGACAAGTTCACCCCCTACGCCGCATTCTCCGAAGTGCCCCAGCACGAGGACGCCCTCTACCTCGGGTTCGCCGAAGCCATGCCCCAATGCACCCTGCGCTTCGACATCGACTGCACCATCGACGGCGTGGGCGTGGACCCGACCCACCCACCGCTGCGCTGGCAGGCCTGGGACGGGCAGGACTGGGTCGACTGCGAGGTCTGGGAGGACGAGACCGGCGGGCTCAACCGCAAGGGCAAGGTCCTGCTGAGCGTCCCGGACAGCCACGAGGTCAGCGTCATCGACTCACAGCGGGCGGGATGGCTCCGCGCCCAGATCATCTACCCGGACGACGAGGACGTTCCCCGATACAGCGCCTCTCCCGTGATCCGGGGACTCTACGTCACCACCGTCGGCGGAACGGTGGAGGCGATCCAAGCCGCCCTGATCAAGGACGAAGTGCTCGGCGAAACCGAAGGCGTACCCGGGCAGCAGTTCAAGCTCCAACACGCTCCCGTCCTCGCCGGAGCAGGCGCCCCCGTCCTCAACGTCAGCTCCGACGACGGATGGCAGGAATGGCAGGAAGTCGACAGCTTCGCCACCAGCAGCCCCGACGACCGGCACTTCGTGCTCGACTCCGTCACCGGCACCGTGCTGTTCGGCCCCGCGCTGCGGCAACCTGACGGCACCTTGCATCAGTACGGCGCCGTCCCACTGGTGGGCTCCACCGTCGTCATGCGCCGGTACTCCACTGGTGGCGGGCGACAGGGCAACATCGCCCGCAACTCCATCCGCACCCTCAAGACCTCCATCCCGTTCGTGAGCAACGTCGAGAACCGCCAACCCGCCCAGGGTGGCGTCGACGGCGAGACTCTCGAGGAGGCCAAGGCCCGCGGCCCCCTCACACTGCGCGCACGCAGCCGCGCCGTCACCGCCGAGGACTACGAGGCCATCTCCCGCGAGGCGGCCCCCGAGACAGCCCGGGTCCGCTGTCTGACCGCAGGCGAACACGATGTCGACGCGGGCTCGGTAAAGGTCCTGATCGTCCCTGCCGCGGCAAGCGAGAACCACCGCATCCGCTTCGAGGACCTCGTCCCCGCCCCCGACACCCTGGAGCGCATCACCAACCGGCTGAACCAGGTGCGCCTCGTCGGCGCCCGGGTCCTGGTCGAACCCCCGCGCTACCAGGGCATCACCGTCGTCGCCCGGATCGTCGCGCGCCGCAACGCGGACATCGCACAGCTGCGCGAGGATGCCCTCGACGGCCTGTACAACTTCCTCAACCCCCTGACCGGCGGTCACGAGGGCACCGGCTGGCCCTTCGGACGCGACGTTCAAAGCGGGGAGATCTTCGCGATCCTCCAGCGAATCCGCGGAGTCGACTTCATCGAGGACGTCCGCCTCTTCGGTGCCAATCCCGTGACCGGCGACCGCGGCGCCCAGACCAACCGCCTCACCTTGGAGCCCAACAGCCTGATCTTCTCCTTCGAACACCAGGTCCGCATCGAGGAGGCGCCATGA
- a CDS encoding phage tail protein — protein sequence MRGTVPGLGTPYPLGSLMPAVYQEDPFAMQWLAGLDDVLAPAISSLDCLEAYIDPRLAPMDFLEWLASWVGIIVDRNWPIDRVRIAVSRAVALYRTRGTPDGLRDYVEVLTGGRVEVLDNGGASWSSAPGAELPGEDTPRLAIRVTLDNPDGVSIPALNELVIAAKPAHVVHRLEVVGS from the coding sequence ATGAGAGGAACCGTCCCCGGCCTCGGCACCCCCTACCCGCTGGGTTCCCTGATGCCGGCGGTCTACCAGGAGGACCCCTTCGCGATGCAATGGCTCGCCGGGCTCGACGACGTCCTGGCACCGGCCATCTCCTCCCTGGACTGCCTCGAGGCCTACATCGACCCGCGGCTCGCCCCCATGGACTTTCTGGAATGGCTGGCCAGTTGGGTGGGAATCATAGTCGACCGGAACTGGCCCATTGACCGCGTCCGCATCGCCGTGAGCCGCGCCGTCGCGCTCTACCGCACTCGCGGCACGCCCGACGGACTGCGTGACTACGTCGAGGTACTGACCGGCGGCCGGGTCGAGGTGCTCGACAACGGCGGAGCCTCCTGGTCCAGCGCCCCCGGCGCGGAGCTTCCGGGTGAGGACACCCCACGACTGGCGATCCGGGTCACCCTCGACAACCCGGACGGCGTGAGCATCCCCGCTCTCAACGAGTTGGTCATCGCGGCGAAGCCCGCCCATGTTGTGCATCGACTGGAGGTCGTAGGCTCATGA